Within Vicia villosa cultivar HV-30 ecotype Madison, WI linkage group LG1, Vvil1.0, whole genome shotgun sequence, the genomic segment AAAAGCTTGTCGAAAACCATAGTGAGAAAAAGATCAAAGTTTTGTGAACAAATGGAGGTGGCGAATACACTTCTAATATATTTGAAGATTTTTATAAAGAACATTGTGTTGATCACGAGGTAACGACTCCTTATACGCCTCAACATAATAGAATTGCAGAAAGAAGAAACAAGACCATATTGGATATGGCGAGATGCATGGTGAAGcaaaagaaatttccaaaatccTAATGGGGTGAAGCTGTTTCCACGGTTGTTTATCTGAACAAGTGTCATACCAAGAAATTGAAGAACAAGGTTCCTTAAGAAGTGTGGAGTGGAAAATAACCATCAGTGATTCATCTGAAGGCATTTTGCTCTATTTTTTACAAGCATATGCAAGAAGAAGGAAGCTTGATGACAAGAGTGAGCCTATGATTCTGGCAGGATATCATTAAACTATTGCATATAGGTTTTTCAATCCAATTAATGAGAATATTGTGATGAGTCGAGATATTGTGATTGATGAAAATTATTTCTGGGATTGGAATTCCGGTGATGTAATTAGTAAACCGTTGATGAACTGTGGCTTTAACAAATAAActgatgaagtcaaagaaatCGTAGATATTCCAGTCGAAGTTGAAGCAGTTGGTGACATTCCCAACACAGTCGAAGTTGAAGAGGGTGTGGTTGGTACAAGCCAAAGACCTCAAAGAACTAGAGTTCATCCAACAAGACTTCAAGACTATGAAGTGAGTGGTGATGATGATGTCACACCAGATTGAGATATAGTTCATTTTGCTTTACTTGCAGGTGCTAAACCAATCAACTATAGAGAGGCTTTAAAGAATAAACAATGGAAGTCTGTTATGGTCGAAGAGTTacaggaaattaaaataaataacacatagGAATTAGTCGAATTTCCAGTACACACAAAAGCTATCAATGTGAAGTGGGTGTTCAAGTTGAAGCACAATGTTGATGGGTCGATAGCAAGACATGAGGTAATACTGGTAGCTTGAGGATTTCTTTAGAGAACAGGACTCGACTACTCTGAAGTATTTGTACCTGCCACAAGATCGGACACTGTTCGACTAGTAGTAGCCTTGGCATGCAATTAAGGTTGGTCAACATTTCACTTAGATGTGAAGTCAACATTTCTGAATGATCGTTTAGACGAAGATGTCTATGTCACACAACCTACAGGGTTTGAGATTTAGGAGGAAGCAAGTAAGGTGTATAAGTTACATAAAGCGCTCTATGGCCTCAAGAAGGCACCTATGGCATGGAACAAGAAGATCGACTCATACTTGGTCAAATTGGGATTTGTTAAATACAAATCGgagtatggtgtctatgttcaGGTTATAgcacaagatataacaatcatctGCTTATATGTCGATGACTTACTGGTAACTGGAAATAACTTGGAGAACTTGTCAAAGTTCAAAGAGTTGATGAAGAATGAAATTTGAAATGTTGGATCTGGGAAACTTGTCGTAATTCCCTGGCATGAAATATCAAGTTTTGAAGGAAGATATGATGCTacatcaaaggaagtatgtcaaagagatactcaaGAGATTTAGGATGGAAGACTCGAATCCTGTATCCTCACATGTCGAACTAAATTTGAAgttggagaagcatggagaggaagACAAAGTCGGTGTTAGTTTGTTCAAATAAATTGTTGGATCTATGAGGTATGTGTGCAACATTCGACCTAATATAGGTTTTACAGTCGCATTAGTGAGCAGATACATGAATGAACCTAAGGTGTCACACATGAAGGTTGCAAGAAGAATCCTGAGATACTTAAAAGGATCGATAGACTATGGAGTTCTATTTCGACAAGACTCTGAAAGTAAAAAAGCTTCGATTACTTGTTATTCAAAtgttgattggtgtggagataaagTAGATCGAAGAAGCACAACTGGTTATTTCTTTCAAGTCATTGGTGCCTCAATCTCATGGTGCTCGAGAAAGCAACTTGTGGTGGCATTGTCATCGTGTGAGGCTAAATATATAGCAGGATCCTATGATGCATGTCAAGCAATTCGGATCAGATTTGTGCCAGAAGAGATCAAGGTCGAAGTGAAGAAACCTCTAGTGTTGCAGATCGACAACAAGTTAGCTATTAATCTTTCAAATAATCCAGTTCTGCATGGAAGGAGTAATCATATCGAAGTTAGATTTCACTTCTTAAGGGATAAGGTAAATTGAGGTGAACTTGAAATAAGGAATTGCTCAAGTGAAGCACAGTTgaccgacattttcaccaaaggattgaagatcgacatATTCttgaatttgagaaagaaattaggaatagttcagaTCGACTAAGATTAGCGTATGTTTGCTAACTTGGATTATAAGGGGTATGTTTGCTAATTAGGATTTGTTAGCCTCCTTAGGTAACAAGTTAATTGTATATAAATAGACATAGTTGATAATTCAGTTTGTACAATTCAATTTAGTAATatgaatatttattttctttattctcttttcacttctcactaaaagtGTCTCACGCATTAATAACTACTATTTTTAATTGGGTTAATTGTCATTTAcctcctgccatataggcgagttttgatttaccccatttaaaaaaaaattggattacccCCTATAATTTTTGGAcaccccctaagcgtgtaaaaactagggggtaaatcaaaaaaatgtattttacaaggaataatttttattttaggggataaaagacttagaattttaaaattataagggggtaatccaaaactttttttttaaagggggttaatcaaaactcgcctatatAGCAGGGGATAAATGACTATTaactctttttaattttttaaattagattGAATCGTGTATTAACCTGGATCAATTATCCATCTAGAAAAACTTAAGTTTGATACTAAGCGTGTGTTTGGTGAAGCGGTATGCCACCGCTACCACACGTTCTATGCTCCTTCAACCGTAATTTTGAGAAGCTACTAGTTGTAACTTTTGTGAAACTAGCGGTGATACCACAATTtctctcaaaagccaaagatAGGCTAAATTGGTTAGAAAAATGCTGTAACATTTGACCAGCAAACTTGGTGTCATTGTGTGTTATGATGGCACGTGGAAGTCCATGTTAGCATACAACAATTTTTAATACAAATTTCCTCATCCTTTCAATAGTAATGGCGCACAGAGGTTCGAGCTCTATCATCTTACTTCCTTTTGGAGTACACCAATTCTATCATATTGCAATGATTTGCCAACAGACCCCGGACTATTGTATCAAGGGGAAGCATATATGGTAATTGTTCCATCAAGACAGGTTATCATACTATTATAGAGCGAGAACAATAAAATTCTCTTGATCCCAATTGGAAAAAAGTTTGAAACCTTTATATTTTTCTAACAAGACCCACTTCCTATGAAAGATTATCCATAATTTTATTTCTGTTAGATATCAGCTAAGAGAAAAGGTGCTTCATGCTTCTAAGATATCTAATATGTAAAATTCAAATTGAAACAAGGGACCATGTGATCAAAAGTTGCATTGGGTCTACATAAGTTTGGTTTTGGTGTCCTTTTCATATCAATTTCAGCAATACTCCTGAGGAGCCCTTTGTTAGCTGGCTCTATTAATTTCTTCTTAGTAATGATAGAAGACATGGTTTGAGGGTGACTTCAATCGTTTGTGGTATTTGTCATGCAAGAAATAAATTCATCTTTGATAGTTATAGTGTACCGTTGGTGAGACTCTTTAGGAGTTTGGAAAAGAAAGTAAAAAAAGGACTTTGGAAGAAGAGGTGTAAAAAGACAAAGGCATAGTATACTTTTTCCATTTTCTATATTAATTTTGGGATTGTTTTTAATcccttaattttaaaataaaagtccaTATTAATCTATGTACTATGTTAGTCATTTGTATTTGATCAACgacgaaaatattcaaaaatcgaTCGTTAAATTGGTCGGTAGTTAGCCGAAAAAGACTACAAAATACGTTTTGAAGAATTAAAAGATTAATAtgaaacatttttatttttttaatacaatctcttaaatcttttcaaaatatgaaaattgaaaattgCATTGAATATAATTTGGGAGGTTttgataaaattttcaaatttaatttatattaatatattattcttaaaacaaaaatatattaatgataaaaattagttttttttctctACCAAAACGATTTCTCAAAAGAATGAAGAAATTTTCTTTGAACCTCTTCCTCCAAAACTCTTCATTTTCCTCTCCTCCAAACTTACAAATAGAGACTAAATatataattttcaattttatagCTATCCTTCTTGAATACAAGGAGTCACACACTACCCTACCAAAAAGTATTAGGACATAAGTTTAAGTCTAAGTTAGACAGAGTACTTGAAGGTAGTTTACTCGAAGGTAGCCAACTAATGAGTTGATTGTGTGATTGTGTCTAAGGTGCAAATTCTTGATATGTAGAGTGACCTAGTGTTTACTAGTATTTTTGGTAAATAAGC encodes:
- the LOC131643918 gene encoding secreted RxLR effector protein 161-like, which translates into the protein MNEPKVSHMKVARRILRYLKGSIDYGVLFRQDSESKKASITCYSNVDWCGDKVDRRSTTGYFFQVIGASISWCSRKQLVVALSSCEAKYIAGSYDACQAIRIRFVPEEIKVEVKKPLVLQIDNKLAINLSNNPVLHGRSNHIEVRFHFLRDKVN